In Chitinophagaceae bacterium, the genomic window TTTGCCATCCTAAAATCAGGACTGTAAGAATGGAACTTTCAAAAAATTTTGAGCCGAATGCTTTAGAGCAAAAGTGGTACCAGCACTGGCTGGATAAACAATATTTTAACAGCACACCCGATGGCAGGGAACCCTACACTATTGTAATTCCGCCACCCAATGTTACCGGCGTATTGCACATGGGCCATTGCTTAAACAATACCATACAGGATATCCTTATACGTTATGCAAGAATGAATGGCCAAAATGCATGCTGGGTTCCCGGAACTGACCATGCCAGCATTGCCACCGAAGCTAAAGTAGTGGCCATGCTCAGGGAAAAAGGCATTACAAAATCATCGTTAACCAGGGAAGAGTTTTTACAATATGCCTGGGAATGGAAAGAAAAATATGGCGGTATTATTTTACAGCAACTCAAGAAACTGGGTTGCAGTTTCGATTGGAGCCGCACCAGTTTTACCATGGATGAAGATTATTACAAAGCCGTAATTAAAGTATTTATTGATTTATACCATAAAGGCCTTATTTACCGGGGAAAAAGAATGGTAAACTGGGATCCCGTAAGTTTAACCGCATTGAGTGATGAAGAAGTAATTTTTAAAGAAACCCAATCAAAGCTTTATTACGTTATTTATAAGTTTGCAGAAAGCGATGGAAGTATAACCGTAGCCACCACCAGGCCTGAAACTATTTTAGGCGATGTGGCCATTTGTGTAAATCCTTTGGATGAACGGTACAAATCTCTTATAGGAAAAAAAGTACTTGTACCCATCATCAATCGGAAAGTGCCCATTATTGCCGATGAATATGTAACTGCCGATTTTGGAACCGGCGTATTAAAAATTACTCCTGCACACGACAAAAACGATAACCTTATTGGTAATAAATACAAGCTTAAATCTATTGACACATTGGATTTAAACGGAAAATTTACCGCTGAAGAATTACTGGATGAATCGCCATCGCAACAAATATTGGACTATGTGGGTATGGACCGGTTTGAACTAAGAACTAAAATTGCAAAAGATATTGAAGCCCTTGGCCTGCTGCAAAAAACAGAGGAATACATAGGCCAAATAGGCACCAGCGAAAGAACAGGCGCAGTAATTGAAAATAAATTATCGCTGCAATGGTTTATTGACATGAAAAAATTTATGGAAAAAAACCCACAGGTATTGAGTAGCGTGCTCAGCGATGAAATTAATTTTCACCCGGCAAAACTGAAGAATACCTACAAATACTGGCTGGAAAATATTAAAGACTGGTGCATCAGCCGGCAGCTATGGTGGGGGCAGCGTATACCTGCATGGTACGATGAGCAGGGCAATTGCATGGTAGCCGGCACAGAAGGCGAAGCTAAAAAATTATTTGCCGAAAAGTTTTCAACTTTTAATATTCAAAATTCAAAAATTACCCAGGATGAAGATGTGCTGGACACCTGGTTTTCCTCCTGGCTTTGGCCAATTGAAGTATTTAAAGGCATCAGCCAAAAAGGCAATGCAGATGCAAATTATTATTACCCTACCACCACTTTAGTAACCGGCCAGGATATTATCTTTTTTTGGGTGGCCCGAATGATTATGGCAGGTTATGAATACGAAAACCAACCGCCTTTTAAAGATGTATATTTTACCGGGATGGTGAGGGATAAGCAGGGAAGAAAAATGAGCAAGCAGTTGGGCAATTCGCCAGATTTACTGAGGTTGATTGATCAATATGGCGCAGATGCAGTGCGGTTTGGTATTTTAATTTCGGCGCCTGCCGGAAACGATTTATTGTTTGATGAAAGCGCTTTGGAGCAAGGGCGCAACTTCAATAATAAAATGTGGAATGCACTGAAGCTGGTAAAAATGTGGGAAACAAGAAAAACAACACAACCCGTTGAAGTAAAAAATGAGTTTGCTACGGAATGGTTTGCTGGCCGCTTAAATGAAGCCAAAACAGAAGTAGATAATTTAATAAAACAATTCAGGCTAAGCGAAGCTTTAAAAACTATTTACTCGTTAATTTGGGACGACTTTTGCAGCTGGTACCTGGAATGGGTAAAGCCTGCTTTTGAGCAACCTATGGAAACCCCGGTTTATGAAAAAACCATTGGATACTTTTCTGAACTAATGCAACTCCTGCACCCGTTTATGCCGTTTATTACAGAAGAAATTTACCAGCAGCTTACTACACAAAAAGGCGACTTATGTGTTACCCAATACCCATCTCCGGAAAAAATAAATCAACAAGTATTGCAAAATGGCATACTGCTAAAAACCAGCATCACCGGTTTAAGAGATGTACGGAACAAGCAACAGCTAAAACCCAAAGATGCCATTACACTGCATATTCAAACAGCAAATGAAGCCGTATTTAAAGCCATTGTACCCATATTGGCAAAACAGGTTAATGCCAAATCAATTCTTTTCACCCAAGCGGCAATAAACAATACCATAACCTGCGTAATTGGAAAAGATAAATTTTACCTGGAAACTGAACAGCCTTTAAATACCGAAAAACAAAAAGCCGACCTGGAAAAAGAACTGCTGCACCATAAAGGCTTCCTGGCTACGGTAGACAAAAAATTGGGCAATGAAAAATTTGTACAAAACGCCAAGCCCGAAGTAATTGCCCTGGAAAAAAAGAAAAAAGCAGATGCAGAAATGAAAATAAAAATTATAGAAGAAAGCCTGGCAACTCTATAAATTTCTATAAATTTTACGCAGCTTTAACTTTTGTTTTGTTAGCTTCGATAGCGCAACCATTACAAACAATTTACATGAAGCATACTCAATTTTTTACCGCTGTATTATTTTGCCTTTTTTCTTTGCAGGCAAATGCCCAAACAAAACCTGTTGCAAAATTTAAACCGCCAAAGCTCACCACCATGCTGGGTGAATTTAAAGACTCCACAGGCATTACCAAAGAAACGGCAGCTCAAATTATTGGCTTGCCATTAAAGATATATGACGCTGCCAAAAAAACTTATTCGGTTGCCAACTATCAGCTGGCCTATAAAAAAACAGGTATCCGTGAAGATGAAATTACCGGTAAACTCATTCCTACATCTACCCTATCCTACCAGCTTTTTACCGAAACTCCCGTTTCTCCAATTTGGATAAAAACTATTAGGGCACAAATAAAAAGCGGCGATGAACTTTATTTTTTTGAAGTAGTGGCTAAAGATGAAAAAGGAAGGGTAATGTATTCCAGCAATCTGAAACTTACTATTAAATAATGCAGGTACGCAGGTCAGGCTTAGATGATATTTTGTTGGTTCATCAACTTGCGCATCAAATATGGCCACAGGCTTATGCCAGCATACTTTGCCCGCAACAAATAAATTATATGCTGGCGCAAATGTACAGCCAGCCTGCAATAGAACATCAAATACAAAACCTCCAGCATCAATTTTATATAATACTTCTTTACGGTAACCCCATTGGCTTTGCTTCTTTTTCTATGCAAAACCAATTAAACCATAAATTGGCAAAGCTGCACAAATTATATGTGTTGCCGCAGCAGCAGCACAAAGGAGCAGGCAGGTTATTACTCAATTTTATTATTGAAGAAGCAAAAAAATCCGGGGCTGGTTTTATAGAATTAAATGTAAACCGCCATAATCAAAGTGCCCTAAACTTTTACTTTAAAAATGATTTTATAACTATAAAAGAAGAAGATATAGATATTGGCAGCGGCTATTTTATGAACGATTATGTGATGCAGAAAAAATTATAACCTTAATTAATTTTTCTTTTTAAAATCCCCACGCTTCCAGGCTTTAATAAATTCCATCCATGCAGCTGGGTTAAAAATATTTTGAGGCGGCAACTGCCCGGCATAAGTGAGTTTTGTAGCGCTTTGTTTCAAATACAGGTTGCTGGCTTCTTTTCCGTCTTTGGGCAAGGCTGCCATTAAAAATTGCCGGGTTGCTTTATTGTTATTATTCCTGGCAACCGCAATTTCATCATCGGGCACTTTTGCATTTATAAAATCCCTTTCAAACTGCTCCTTTGTAGGCCTGGGTTTTAATATAGTTGCCGGTAAAAAAATAGTATCGTTCACCATTAATTGTATTAAACTATATTGGTTCCCCTCCAGGTTTGCCGGTATTTTTGCTAAAACGGGTTTAAAGCCAATACTAGTAAATTCCACCTGGTCGCCTTTTAATACAGCAATGCTAAAAACGCCGCCATTATTGGTAACCGTTCCCCGGTTTTGCCCTTTCAGCATTATGCTCACAGCAGGTATGCCCTGCAGGCTGTCTGCCGTCATCACTACGCCATACAATTGTACCACAGAATCTTTAAAACTTTCAAACTGTGCCTTTGCGGCAACCGGAAAAAGTATAAAAAGCAGTAACCCGTATTGTAAAAATTTATTCATCCAAAAAATTTGGAAAAGTTTTAAAAATTAGTGCAAAATTAATCTTTCTCAACAAAAAAACTAACTCTAACTATTCATTCAAATTCCCATTAAAGCAAACAAAGTAAAGGCATCAATGATTATTTTTGCAGCTTAAGTTTTATTTTAACAAATAATTGAACGATGACCAAAGAAGATATACTAAAAGCATTAAGTAATGTACAAGAGCCTGACCTGGGGAAAGACCTGGTAACATTAAATATGGTACAGGATATTGCTATTGATGGCAATAAAGTTTCTTTTACAATAGTACTTACAACACCAGCCTGCCCGCTAAAAGATATGATGCGTACCGCAAGTGAAAATGCCATAAAACTGCTGGTGAATAAAAATGCCGATATACATATCCATTTTACCAGCAATACCAGTAGCAACAGGCTCGATGCAAAAAATGTACTCAAAGCAGTTAAAAATATTATTTGTGTGGTAAGTGGAAAAGGTGGCGTAGGCAAAAGCACCATTGCCGCAAACCTTGCCCTTGCCTTTGCCGAAAAAGGTGCAAAAGTAGGTTTAATGGATGCCGATATTTATGGGCCCAGCCAGCATATTATGTTTGGCTTAAGGGGAGAAAGGCCGTTAATGAAAGATGATGGAAGTGGCAAAGGACAAATAATTCCGCTGGAAAAATTTGGCATTAAACTCATGAGTATTGGTTTGCTCATAGATGAAAAACAGGCAGTAATTTGGCGTGGCCCAATGGTGAGTAGCGCTATTAAACAATTTGTAAATGATGTGGATTGGGGCGAATTGGATTACCTCGTAATAGATATGCCTCCGGGCACAGGCGATATACATTTAACGATGGTACAAAACGTACCGGTAACCGGCGTAATAGTTGTTACCACACCGCAAACCGTAGCAATTGCCGATGCTAAAAAAGGTGTGGCCATGTTTAGCCAGGCACAGTTAAAAGTTCCGGTAATTGGGTTGGTAGAAAACATGAGCTATTTTACACCTGCAGAATTGCCCGATAATAAATATTATATTTTTGGAAAAGATGGCGGAAAAAATCTTTGCGAGGATTTTAATATTCCATTGCTTGGGCAAATTCCATTGGTGCAAAGCATAAGAGAAGGCGGCGATATTGGAGTGCCTTTAATGGTAGGCGATGATGAAATATCTAAAAAAGCCTTTTTGCAATTTGCCGGAAATGCTGCAAGGGGAATTGCCATGCGTAACGCCAATTTGCCTGCCACAGAAATACAGGAAATACTTACCTGATACGCACTGCAAATAAAGCACTAAGCCAGTTATCTGGCATTAATATTGACTTACTAAGTATCCAGCAAAAAAATAGCTTTTTAAAGGGTTAACTTTGCCATTTTGGCGAACTAATAAAACATAATGAATAACAGATATTTTAATCCCGGGCAGGAAGATGAAATGGAGTTTATGCCCATTATTCCATTAAATGAAGAAGAAGGAAACACCGATGATAAAGACATCCCTGAAGAATTACCGCTTTTACCGCTTAGGAATACCGTGCTTTTTCCCGGCATTGTAATACCCATTACCGTAGGCAGGGATAAAAGCATAAAAGCAGTAACCGATGCTTATAAGGCTGACAAATTGATAGCCGTTGTAGCGCAAAAAGACAGTAATATAGAAGAGCCAGCTTACGCCGACCTTGAAAATACAGGCACGGTTGCAAAAATGGTAAAACTTATAAAAATGCCCGATGGTGGCACAACCATTATTATACAAGGTAAAAAAAGGATACAACTGGCAGGCCTTACCCAGGAAGACCCTTATTTTAAAGCTAAAGTAATTCCAATTGAGGAAGAAACTATAAAAAACGATAGCGATTTTGATGCTATGATCAGCAGTATCAAAGACCTTGCCGGGCAAATCATAGGCCTTAGCCCAAACCTTCCCAGCGAAGCTTCCATTATTTTAAAAAATATCGAAAACCCTTCATTTCTCATTCATTTTGTAAGCAGTAACCTTAATAGCGATATTAAACAAAAACAAAGTTTACTGGAAATAAGCAACCCAAAAGCGAGGGCAGAATTATTGCTTAGCCTTATGCAAACCGAGTTGCAATATGCCGAACTTAAAAATAAGGTAACCAGTAAAACCCGTGCCGAACTGGATAAACAACAGCGGGAATATTTTCTGCAACAGCAGATGAAGGCCATTAAAGATGAATTGGGCGGCGAAAACAGCGCCGAGGTAAAGGACATGATGAAGAAAGCAGAAAACAAAAAATGGACCAAGGCTGCAAAAGAAATGTTTGATAAAGGCGTAGAAAAATTAGACCGTATGCATCCCAGCACACCGGATTATTCCGTAGTGTACAAC contains:
- a CDS encoding valine--tRNA ligase; its protein translation is MELSKNFEPNALEQKWYQHWLDKQYFNSTPDGREPYTIVIPPPNVTGVLHMGHCLNNTIQDILIRYARMNGQNACWVPGTDHASIATEAKVVAMLREKGITKSSLTREEFLQYAWEWKEKYGGIILQQLKKLGCSFDWSRTSFTMDEDYYKAVIKVFIDLYHKGLIYRGKRMVNWDPVSLTALSDEEVIFKETQSKLYYVIYKFAESDGSITVATTRPETILGDVAICVNPLDERYKSLIGKKVLVPIINRKVPIIADEYVTADFGTGVLKITPAHDKNDNLIGNKYKLKSIDTLDLNGKFTAEELLDESPSQQILDYVGMDRFELRTKIAKDIEALGLLQKTEEYIGQIGTSERTGAVIENKLSLQWFIDMKKFMEKNPQVLSSVLSDEINFHPAKLKNTYKYWLENIKDWCISRQLWWGQRIPAWYDEQGNCMVAGTEGEAKKLFAEKFSTFNIQNSKITQDEDVLDTWFSSWLWPIEVFKGISQKGNADANYYYPTTTLVTGQDIIFFWVARMIMAGYEYENQPPFKDVYFTGMVRDKQGRKMSKQLGNSPDLLRLIDQYGADAVRFGILISAPAGNDLLFDESALEQGRNFNNKMWNALKLVKMWETRKTTQPVEVKNEFATEWFAGRLNEAKTEVDNLIKQFRLSEALKTIYSLIWDDFCSWYLEWVKPAFEQPMETPVYEKTIGYFSELMQLLHPFMPFITEEIYQQLTTQKGDLCVTQYPSPEKINQQVLQNGILLKTSITGLRDVRNKQQLKPKDAITLHIQTANEAVFKAIVPILAKQVNAKSILFTQAAINNTITCVIGKDKFYLETEQPLNTEKQKADLEKELLHHKGFLATVDKKLGNEKFVQNAKPEVIALEKKKKADAEMKIKIIEESLATL
- a CDS encoding carboxypeptidase-like regulatory domain-containing protein; amino-acid sequence: MNKFLQYGLLLFILFPVAAKAQFESFKDSVVQLYGVVMTADSLQGIPAVSIMLKGQNRGTVTNNGGVFSIAVLKGDQVEFTSIGFKPVLAKIPANLEGNQYSLIQLMVNDTIFLPATILKPRPTKEQFERDFINAKVPDDEIAVARNNNNKATRQFLMAALPKDGKEASNLYLKQSATKLTYAGQLPPQNIFNPAAWMEFIKAWKRGDFKKKN
- a CDS encoding Mrp/NBP35 family ATP-binding protein; its protein translation is MTKEDILKALSNVQEPDLGKDLVTLNMVQDIAIDGNKVSFTIVLTTPACPLKDMMRTASENAIKLLVNKNADIHIHFTSNTSSNRLDAKNVLKAVKNIICVVSGKGGVGKSTIAANLALAFAEKGAKVGLMDADIYGPSQHIMFGLRGERPLMKDDGSGKGQIIPLEKFGIKLMSIGLLIDEKQAVIWRGPMVSSAIKQFVNDVDWGELDYLVIDMPPGTGDIHLTMVQNVPVTGVIVVTTPQTVAIADAKKGVAMFSQAQLKVPVIGLVENMSYFTPAELPDNKYYIFGKDGGKNLCEDFNIPLLGQIPLVQSIREGGDIGVPLMVGDDEISKKAFLQFAGNAARGIAMRNANLPATEIQEILT
- a CDS encoding GNAT family N-acetyltransferase → MQVRRSGLDDILLVHQLAHQIWPQAYASILCPQQINYMLAQMYSQPAIEHQIQNLQHQFYIILLYGNPIGFASFSMQNQLNHKLAKLHKLYVLPQQQHKGAGRLLLNFIIEEAKKSGAGFIELNVNRHNQSALNFYFKNDFITIKEEDIDIGSGYFMNDYVMQKKL